In the genome of Nitrospira sp., the window GCATGATTGTGCGGGAAACTCTGGAAGTCATCGACAACCTTTATCCTGATCGGCTCGGCTACGAGGAACCCGAGGAGCGCTGCCCGGATCCACCCGCATGGGCCGTCACCGTTCCCTCCGACCAGTCCGGCTATATCCAAGATGTCGCACCTGAAGTGCTCGTCCAAGCAGCTGTGAGGCAGGACGTGGTGATCCGGCTCATCAGGATGGTGGGGGACCATGTCATCGCCGGGACACCAATCGCCTGGGCTTGGCACAGATCGGCCGATCATGCACCGCCCGAAGCTGTCCTGCGAGAGGCAATCCGCAACTCCATCCAGGTCGCTTTCGAGCGGACTATGCTGCAGGATGTTCCTTTCGGCATCCGCCGCTTGGTCGATATTGGCAACAGGGCACTGTCAGCGGCAATCAACGATCCCTACACAGCGACCCAAGCATTGCATCACTTGGCGGTGGTCCTCTGCGTCCTGTCTCGCCGGCGGTTGGGCGACCGGCTGTATCAGGATGAACATGACACGGTGCGCGTGGCTATACCGTTCCCTACGTTCGCCGACTATTTGCGACTCGGCACAGAGCAGATCCGGCGGTTCGGGGCCAGAGAGCCGGCTGTCGCGCGGGGTCTGGTCCGGCTCCTCAAAAACGTTGGCAGCAGCGCGACCAGCAAGGATCGGCGGGCCGCCGCCGCCAAAAACATTCGCTTGGTGTTGGAGGACGCCACCCGCGAGGCTACCCAACCGGCCGATCTAGAGGGTCTGCTGGCAGAGGGAGCTGATGCCCTCAGCGCGCTCGAGGCCGACCGTCCTCAGTTGGTCCCTGGCTCAGTTCGTGATTTGACCCTGTAGGGCTGTGTGTGGTCGCAATGACTTTGCATGTAGATGATGATTCTCGTCAAAAACAGGCTCAGGACATTTCCTCAGATCTGGCTAGACCTATGGTCCGGCAAAGAGATCTTGACATCCTTCCTTGCAATGTATAATCAGGCACTCTGATCACATAAAGTCACGCAGGAAGTGTGGCGATGGGTGCTTGGGATTTTGGAACAATCGTGAGATTTCTCACATTATATGTCATGGCCTTGATCTGCCTACC includes:
- a CDS encoding DUF2254 domain-containing protein; protein product: MSMLIRRRVLWDHLRSALWVMPTVSVVFFLVAGMVLSHVPIGDDSSIRWLVFQGTPEDARQMLIVVSSTMITVTGLVFALTIIALQIASNQYSPRLLRNFMRDRGTQFVLSVFVGAFAYSTAGLHTVGVQNPDAAAFMPRLAVSGSLGLALASLGVLIYFIHHLSSSIQIDTIMGMIVRETLEVIDNLYPDRLGYEEPEERCPDPPAWAVTVPSDQSGYIQDVAPEVLVQAAVRQDVVIRLIRMVGDHVIAGTPIAWAWHRSADHAPPEAVLREAIRNSIQVAFERTMLQDVPFGIRRLVDIGNRALSAAINDPYTATQALHHLAVVLCVLSRRRLGDRLYQDEHDTVRVAIPFPTFADYLRLGTEQIRRFGAREPAVARGLVRLLKNVGSSATSKDRRAAAAKNIRLVLEDATREATQPADLEGLLAEGADALSALEADRPQLVPGSVRDLTL